From the genome of Segatella hominis, one region includes:
- the dnaG gene encoding DNA primase, producing MIDRPTIERIMDSTKIEEVVGEFVTLKKRGVNYIGLCPFHNDSHPSFSVSPTRGICHCFTCGKGGNAINFLMELEQMTYPDALRWLAKKYHIEIKERELTNEEKQRESERESMFIVNEWAAKYFQDILQNDVDGRAIGMQYFRSRGFRDDIIRKFQLGFSLNSRTALGEAAVKQGYNPKYLVKTGVLIASDNEPGKYFDRFSGRAIFPWFSVSGKVVAFGGRVLDSRTKGVSQKYVNSPDSEIYHKERELYGLFQAKKAIAKEDCVFMVEGYTDVISMHQCGIENVVANSGTALSIYQIRLLHRFTNNIVLLYDGDKAGVHAALRGTDMLLEEEMNVKVLFLPDGNDPDSFARNHTAEQFRQYIADHQTDFIQFKTDVMLKGVTDPVKRSEAINSIVESISKIKNQITRAAYITDCSHRLGVNEAVIINALNSFIRNGMSEQVKEERRAAGLRDAGYPVKQQALRQAAVTPLDKLMEVEDLLIKLVIHHGDEIIKVQDADGNDVELPAAQYIYLDMEGDDFKFHHSIYNQIMAEAMEHIEEEGFRCETYFASHPNPEISRIAGIPTGEQEITTASLQMKMNEEKLRQQIFKDMLSFRTHYIAQRIIEVQQEFKQNPGNRELLEEFVKLKKMNMLVASQSNNVFN from the coding sequence ATGATAGATAGACCGACGATAGAAAGAATTATGGATTCCACCAAGATAGAAGAGGTGGTAGGAGAATTCGTGACCCTTAAGAAAAGAGGGGTCAACTACATCGGCTTGTGCCCTTTCCACAACGACTCCCATCCGTCTTTCTCCGTATCACCGACCCGTGGCATCTGTCATTGTTTCACCTGTGGCAAGGGTGGTAATGCCATCAACTTCCTCATGGAACTGGAACAGATGACCTATCCCGATGCCTTGCGCTGGCTTGCCAAGAAATATCATATCGAAATCAAGGAACGCGAACTGACCAACGAGGAAAAGCAGCGGGAGAGCGAAAGGGAATCTATGTTCATCGTCAACGAGTGGGCTGCCAAGTATTTCCAGGATATCCTTCAGAATGATGTGGACGGTCGTGCCATCGGTATGCAGTATTTCAGAAGCCGCGGTTTCAGAGATGACATCATCCGAAAATTCCAGCTCGGCTTTTCGCTCAACAGTCGTACTGCTCTCGGCGAGGCGGCTGTGAAACAGGGTTATAATCCGAAGTATCTGGTCAAGACGGGTGTGCTCATCGCCTCTGATAATGAACCGGGAAAGTATTTCGACCGATTCTCAGGCCGTGCCATCTTCCCATGGTTTAGTGTGAGTGGCAAGGTGGTGGCTTTCGGTGGACGTGTGCTCGATAGCCGTACCAAGGGTGTGAGCCAGAAATATGTCAACTCGCCCGACAGTGAGATTTATCACAAGGAACGTGAACTCTACGGCCTTTTCCAGGCGAAGAAGGCGATTGCCAAGGAAGACTGCGTGTTTATGGTGGAGGGCTATACTGACGTGATTTCCATGCACCAGTGTGGCATTGAAAACGTGGTGGCCAATTCGGGTACGGCACTCAGCATCTATCAGATCCGACTCTTGCACCGCTTTACCAATAATATCGTATTGCTCTATGATGGTGACAAGGCGGGTGTGCATGCTGCCCTGAGAGGAACCGACATGCTGCTGGAGGAGGAGATGAACGTCAAGGTGCTTTTCCTGCCTGACGGTAACGACCCTGACAGTTTTGCACGCAATCATACTGCCGAGCAGTTCAGACAATATATTGCAGACCATCAGACAGACTTTATCCAGTTTAAGACCGACGTGATGCTCAAGGGCGTTACCGATCCTGTGAAGCGAAGTGAGGCCATCAATTCCATCGTGGAGAGCATCTCGAAGATCAAGAATCAGATTACCCGAGCGGCTTATATCACCGACTGTTCTCACCGTCTGGGAGTCAACGAGGCGGTTATCATCAATGCCCTCAATTCCTTTATCCGCAACGGAATGAGCGAGCAGGTGAAGGAGGAACGCCGGGCAGCAGGACTCAGAGATGCCGGCTATCCGGTGAAGCAGCAGGCATTGCGACAGGCGGCTGTCACTCCGCTCGACAAACTGATGGAGGTGGAAGACCTGCTCATCAAACTGGTAATCCATCATGGCGATGAAATCATCAAGGTGCAGGATGCTGACGGCAATGATGTGGAACTGCCAGCCGCCCAGTATATCTATCTGGACATGGAGGGCGATGACTTCAAGTTCCACCATTCCATCTACAATCAGATCATGGCTGAGGCTATGGAGCATATTGAGGAGGAAGGATTCAGATGTGAAACCTATTTCGCTTCTCATCCCAATCCGGAAATCAGTAGGATAGCCGGTATTCCGACGGGTGAACAGGAGATAACGACGGCAAGTCTGCAGATGAAGATGAACGAGGAGAAACTGCGCCAGCAGATATTCAAGGACATGCTTTCCTTCCGTACCCACTATATTGCGCAGCGTATTATCGAGGTGCAGCAGGAGTTCAAGCAGAATCCTGGCAACAGGGAACTTCTGGAGGAATTCGTGAAACTGAAGAAGATGAACATGCTCGTGGCGTCACAGTCGAATAATGTCTTCAACTAA
- a CDS encoding MgtC/SapB family protein — translation MDATYMELTIRLMLALLLGGAIGIEREYRAKEAGFRTHFLVALGSALFCLVSQFGFGVDLKDSSRVAAQVVSGIGFLGAGTIIFQKNVVRGLTTAAGLWVTAAIGLACGTGMYLAAVLTTAMVLLGLEVLNYWIPQLGLSTIELSFSAPSRESVKEFITRIKQDGMEVHSYELKERRLSKEEFLEASLEIRAKRDFHTLEILDYMNDFSDVTISTIK, via the coding sequence ATGGATGCAACTTATATGGAATTGACTATTCGTCTTATGCTGGCGCTCTTGTTGGGTGGAGCGATAGGTATCGAACGTGAATATCGTGCCAAGGAAGCTGGTTTCCGTACTCATTTCCTTGTAGCTTTGGGTAGTGCTCTTTTCTGTCTCGTGTCCCAGTTTGGCTTTGGAGTAGATCTAAAGGATTCCTCCCGAGTGGCAGCGCAGGTAGTTTCGGGCATCGGTTTTCTGGGTGCCGGTACGATTATCTTTCAGAAGAATGTGGTGCGCGGCTTGACTACGGCAGCTGGTCTTTGGGTCACGGCAGCTATCGGCTTAGCTTGCGGTACGGGCATGTATTTGGCAGCGGTGCTTACCACGGCTATGGTACTGTTGGGTCTGGAGGTCTTGAACTATTGGATTCCTCAGTTGGGATTATCCACCATTGAGTTGTCCTTTTCAGCTCCATCCCGTGAGAGTGTGAAGGAATTTATCACGCGCATCAAGCAGGACGGGATGGAAGTACATTCTTATGAGTTGAAGGAACGTCGCTTGTCGAAGGAAGAATTTCTGGAAGCAAGCTTAGAAATCAGAGCGAAACGCGACTTTCATACATTGGAGATACTGGATTATATGAATGATTTTTCAGATGTCACGATTTCTACGATTAAGTAG
- the ettA gene encoding energy-dependent translational throttle protein EttA, translating to MATVDDKKIIFSMVGVSKIIPQNQKQILKNIYLSFFYGAKIGIIGLNGAGKSTLMKIIAGLEQPTQGEVVWSPGYSVGYLPQDPPLDENKTVKENVMEGVQKIYDALAEYEDINNKFGLEEYYGDPDKMDKLMQRQAEVQDIIDATDAWNIDSKLERAMAALHCPPGDWPVTNLSGGERRRVALCRLLLQKPDVLLLDEPTNHLDAESIDWLEQHLQQYEGTVIAVTHDRYFLDDVSEWILELDRGEGIPWKGNYSSWLDQKTKRMIQEEKTASKRRKTLERELEWVRMAPKARQAKGKARLNSYEQMLNQEQKEREEKLEIFIPNGPRLGNKVIEAQHVKKAFGEKVLFNDLNFMLPPNGIVGVIGPNGAGKTTLFRLIMGLDQADGGTFEVGETVKLAYVDQQHKDIDPQKTVYEVISQGNETLRLGGRDVNARAYISRFNFSGTDQSKLCSVLSGGERNRLQLALALKQEGNVLLLDEPTNDIDVNTLRALEEGLEAFAGCAVVISHDRWFLDRICTHILAFEGNGEVFFFEGSYSEYEINKARRLGDTEIKKGRYRKLMEE from the coding sequence ATGGCAACAGTTGACGACAAGAAGATCATCTTCTCAATGGTGGGCGTATCTAAGATTATCCCACAAAACCAGAAACAGATTCTGAAGAACATCTACCTATCGTTCTTCTACGGAGCAAAAATCGGTATCATCGGTTTGAACGGTGCCGGTAAATCTACGTTGATGAAAATCATCGCAGGACTTGAGCAACCTACCCAGGGTGAGGTGGTTTGGAGCCCAGGCTACTCTGTGGGCTACTTGCCTCAGGATCCTCCGCTCGACGAGAACAAGACCGTGAAGGAAAACGTGATGGAGGGTGTGCAGAAAATCTATGATGCACTCGCAGAATACGAGGACATCAACAACAAGTTCGGTCTCGAAGAATATTACGGAGACCCTGATAAGATGGACAAGCTGATGCAACGTCAGGCTGAGGTGCAGGATATCATTGATGCTACCGATGCCTGGAATATCGACTCCAAGCTGGAGCGTGCGATGGCTGCCCTGCACTGTCCTCCTGGTGATTGGCCAGTTACCAATCTCTCGGGTGGTGAGCGCCGCCGCGTGGCTCTCTGCCGCCTGCTCTTGCAGAAGCCGGATGTGCTCCTGCTCGATGAGCCTACCAACCACCTGGATGCTGAGAGCATCGACTGGCTGGAGCAGCACCTGCAGCAGTATGAGGGTACCGTAATCGCCGTAACCCACGACCGCTACTTCCTCGACGACGTGAGCGAGTGGATTCTGGAGTTGGACCGTGGCGAGGGTATTCCATGGAAGGGCAACTATTCTTCATGGCTCGACCAGAAGACCAAGCGAATGATTCAGGAGGAGAAGACTGCCTCTAAGCGCCGCAAGACTTTGGAGCGCGAGTTGGAATGGGTTCGCATGGCGCCTAAGGCCCGTCAGGCTAAGGGTAAGGCTCGTCTGAACTCTTACGAGCAGATGCTCAACCAGGAGCAGAAGGAGCGCGAGGAGAAGCTGGAAATCTTCATCCCTAACGGTCCTCGTCTGGGTAACAAGGTGATCGAGGCTCAGCATGTAAAGAAGGCGTTCGGCGAGAAGGTTCTCTTCAACGACCTCAACTTCATGCTTCCTCCTAACGGCATCGTAGGCGTCATCGGTCCTAACGGAGCCGGCAAGACTACCCTCTTCCGCCTCATTATGGGCTTGGATCAGGCAGATGGCGGAACATTCGAGGTGGGTGAGACCGTGAAGCTGGCTTATGTTGACCAGCAGCACAAGGACATCGACCCTCAGAAGACTGTTTACGAGGTGATTTCCCAGGGCAACGAAACCTTGCGTCTGGGTGGCAGAGATGTGAATGCACGTGCTTACATCAGCCGTTTCAACTTCTCGGGCACCGACCAGAGCAAGCTCTGCAGCGTTCTCTCGGGTGGTGAGCGCAACCGTCTACAGTTGGCATTGGCATTGAAGCAAGAGGGCAACGTATTGCTCCTCGATGAGCCAACCAACGATATCGACGTGAACACCCTCCGTGCCTTGGAGGAAGGTTTGGAAGCATTTGCCGGTTGTGCTGTGGTTATCAGCCACGACCGCTGGTTCCTCGACCGAATCTGTACCCACATTCTTGCCTTCGAGGGCAATGGTGAGGTATTCTTCTTCGAGGGCAGCTATTCTGAGTATGAAATCAACAAAGCACGCCGCCTTGGAGATACAGAGATCAAGAAGGGTCGCTATCGCAAGTTGATGGAGGAATAA
- the cls gene encoding cardiolipin synthase → MLYIHWFLLVVYLAITISGIVAVLMDNKQPEKAMAWILVLCFMPVVGIIFYLFFGKNTRKERVISKRSMDLLTKRSMLEFAEQEDLHIPRRNRPLMKLFTNQNWALPFKDNEVDILMDGYEFAFSLLNAIGQAKDHIHLDTYIIEDDALGNLVADALIDKVREGVEVRLIYDDVGCWKVKNRFFERMIKAGVRVQAFMPVRFPAFTGKVNYRNHRKLCVIDGKVGFIGGMNIAMRYVKGTAKQAWRDTHLRIRGGAVYAIQRAFLVDWYFVCRELINDRRYYPSVDKSISNNCLTQIVTSSPISPWPDIMQGYVRIILQAHRYVYMESPYFLPTEPVLFAMRTAALAGVDVRLMVPRRGDAKLVEWASRSYLMEVIEAGVKVYLYEDGFNHSKLLVSDDNLSSCGSTNIDFRSFENNFEANAFFFGEGMALRIKRIFLADQERSMLVDDVAYFIKRPFFQRLFESLVRLLSPLL, encoded by the coding sequence ATGCTGTATATCCATTGGTTTCTGCTGGTAGTATATCTGGCGATAACAATAAGTGGAATCGTGGCTGTTCTCATGGACAACAAGCAACCGGAGAAAGCCATGGCATGGATTCTTGTGCTCTGTTTCATGCCGGTAGTCGGCATCATCTTCTATCTTTTCTTCGGCAAGAATACCCGTAAGGAAAGGGTAATCAGTAAGCGCAGTATGGACTTGCTCACCAAGCGCAGCATGCTCGAATTTGCCGAGCAGGAAGACCTGCATATTCCTCGCCGCAACAGACCGCTGATGAAACTGTTTACCAACCAGAACTGGGCGCTCCCTTTCAAGGATAATGAGGTGGATATTCTCATGGACGGCTATGAGTTTGCATTCTCACTTCTGAATGCCATCGGACAGGCGAAGGACCATATTCATCTGGATACTTATATCATCGAAGACGATGCTTTAGGAAATCTGGTGGCTGATGCGCTGATAGACAAGGTGCGTGAGGGCGTGGAGGTACGACTGATATACGACGATGTGGGGTGCTGGAAGGTGAAAAACCGCTTCTTCGAAAGGATGATTAAGGCAGGAGTGCGTGTCCAGGCTTTCATGCCAGTTAGGTTTCCAGCCTTTACGGGTAAGGTGAACTATCGCAACCATCGCAAACTCTGTGTCATTGATGGAAAGGTAGGATTTATCGGGGGCATGAATATTGCCATGAGATATGTGAAGGGAACGGCCAAGCAGGCTTGGCGAGATACGCATCTCCGTATCCGTGGCGGTGCTGTCTATGCCATCCAGAGAGCATTCCTTGTGGACTGGTATTTCGTGTGCCGGGAACTCATCAACGACCGCCGCTATTATCCGTCTGTAGATAAGAGTATTTCCAATAATTGTCTTACGCAGATCGTGACGAGCAGTCCTATTTCTCCTTGGCCTGATATCATGCAGGGCTATGTACGCATCATCCTGCAGGCCCACAGGTATGTGTATATGGAGAGTCCTTATTTCTTGCCTACTGAACCCGTGCTCTTTGCCATGCGAACTGCGGCTTTGGCGGGAGTAGATGTCAGACTCATGGTGCCTCGCCGGGGCGATGCCAAACTGGTGGAATGGGCTTCGCGTTCTTATCTGATGGAGGTGATAGAGGCTGGTGTAAAAGTCTATCTTTATGAGGATGGATTCAACCATAGCAAACTCCTGGTAAGCGATGATAATCTGAGTTCCTGCGGCAGTACCAATATCGATTTCCGCAGTTTTGAGAATAATTTCGAGGCAAATGCTTTCTTCTTTGGTGAGGGAATGGCTTTGCGTATCAAGCGGATATTCCTGGCAGATCAGGAACGCTCCATGCTGGTAGATGATGTGGCTTATTTCATCAAGCGCCCGTTCTTCCAGCGATTGTTTGAATCGCTTGTGAGATTGCTCTCGCCATTGTTGTAG
- a CDS encoding class I SAM-dependent methyltransferase yields the protein MNIKILSKDKDPMGAAILDYQKSERVGRLRVLSSMFEEDEMPVKHLFRKVEEMPMLEQKALQLTKGRVLDIGAGCGCHTLALQEKGLEVKAIDISPLSCEAMELRGVMDAECINLFDEHLETGFDTILLLMNGTGIAGKIENLPALFNRLKALLNKGGQILIDSSDIKYIYENEDGSFDINLNTAYYGEVDYQMVYKDVKGDSFDWLYVDFPLLKSIAESCGLHGELIAEGEHYDYLARFF from the coding sequence ATGAATATAAAGATATTATCAAAAGACAAAGACCCGATGGGTGCCGCCATCCTTGATTATCAGAAATCGGAAAGAGTAGGAAGATTACGTGTGCTCTCTTCTATGTTCGAAGAGGACGAAATGCCGGTGAAACATCTCTTCAGAAAAGTTGAGGAGATGCCGATGCTGGAGCAGAAGGCCTTGCAACTCACAAAAGGGCGTGTACTGGATATCGGAGCCGGCTGCGGCTGCCATACGCTCGCCTTGCAGGAGAAGGGCTTGGAGGTAAAAGCCATTGATATTTCTCCTCTGAGCTGCGAAGCGATGGAGCTGAGAGGAGTGATGGATGCGGAATGCATCAATCTTTTCGATGAACATCTGGAAACTGGGTTCGATACCATTCTTCTCCTGATGAACGGCACTGGCATTGCCGGAAAAATAGAAAACCTCCCTGCCCTCTTCAACCGTCTCAAGGCTTTGCTCAATAAAGGCGGACAGATTCTTATCGATTCTTCTGACATCAAATACATCTACGAGAACGAGGACGGAAGTTTCGACATCAATCTCAATACAGCCTACTATGGTGAAGTGGATTATCAGATGGTTTACAAAGACGTAAAGGGAGACTCTTTCGACTGGCTCTATGTTGATTTCCCGCTGCTCAAATCTATCGCAGAGAGTTGTGGATTACATGGTGAACTGATTGCTGAAGGCGAGCACTACGATTATCTGGCAAGATTTTTCTAA
- a CDS encoding ABC transporter ATP-binding protein, with the protein MIDIKGITKSFGSLQVLKGIDLHIDKGEVVSIVGPSGAGKTTLLQIIGTLDKPDAGNIIIDGIDVSRLSTKKLSDFRNQHLGFVFQFHQLLPEFTALENIMIPAFIAGKSRKQAKERAEELLAFMGLSDRANHKPAELSGGEKQRVAVARALINNPAVILADEPSGSLDTKNKAELHQLFFDLRDKFGQTFVIVTHDEGLAAITDRTIHLKDGMIEKTVEANSAEDETPAKDIQEEKVQEDIVQKKSEQEDVI; encoded by the coding sequence ATGATAGATATCAAAGGCATAACCAAAAGCTTCGGCTCGCTGCAGGTACTTAAGGGCATCGACCTGCACATCGACAAGGGCGAGGTGGTAAGCATTGTCGGTCCCAGTGGAGCCGGCAAAACCACGCTGCTCCAGATCATCGGAACCCTCGATAAGCCTGACGCAGGAAATATCATCATCGATGGCATTGATGTGAGCAGGCTCTCCACCAAGAAACTGAGCGATTTCCGCAACCAGCATCTGGGCTTCGTGTTCCAGTTTCACCAGCTTCTGCCTGAGTTCACCGCACTGGAGAACATCATGATTCCTGCCTTCATTGCCGGCAAGAGTCGCAAACAGGCGAAGGAACGCGCTGAGGAACTGCTGGCGTTCATGGGTCTGAGCGATAGAGCCAACCACAAGCCTGCCGAACTCTCCGGTGGCGAGAAACAGCGTGTGGCTGTGGCCAGGGCATTGATCAACAATCCTGCCGTCATCCTGGCCGATGAACCATCAGGAAGCCTCGATACCAAAAACAAGGCAGAACTGCACCAACTGTTCTTCGATCTGCGTGACAAGTTCGGACAGACCTTCGTTATCGTAACCCACGATGAGGGGCTTGCTGCCATCACCGACCGCACCATTCACCTGAAAGACGGAATGATCGAGAAAACCGTAGAGGCTAATTCTGCTGAAGACGAGACTCCTGCAAAGGACATTCAGGAAGAAAAAGTCCAGGAAGATATTGTTCAGAAAAAGAGTGAACAGGAGGATGTAATCTAA
- a CDS encoding DUF4476 domain-containing protein produces MKRNELMALIATTILMFAVCLSASAKGKRNVERGMTKQEVIAILGEPKLTSFDMYGDKWEYAKYNNLFGDSKYITVFFDRSGKVVEYNTRIIESNSQQPNGQQPQQPQQPSLPPYDGGYYPNGRMNYDYCLDDASFSKLYNKIKKTNFDDNKFDLIEVASLGCYYSCAQVVRIMKIFSFDDSKMKVLSMMAPRIVDLQNAIIIYQQFNFESEKQKVGEILRSSR; encoded by the coding sequence ATGAAAAGAAATGAACTGATGGCACTGATTGCCACAACAATATTGATGTTTGCCGTATGCCTCTCGGCTTCGGCTAAAGGAAAAAGAAACGTGGAGCGGGGAATGACCAAGCAGGAAGTAATAGCCATTCTTGGAGAACCTAAGCTCACCAGTTTCGACATGTATGGGGACAAATGGGAATATGCTAAATATAATAATCTGTTTGGAGATTCCAAGTACATCACGGTATTCTTCGACAGATCAGGAAAAGTGGTAGAATACAACACGAGAATCATAGAATCCAACAGCCAGCAGCCGAATGGTCAGCAACCCCAGCAGCCTCAGCAGCCATCACTTCCCCCATACGACGGAGGTTATTATCCTAACGGCAGAATGAACTATGATTATTGTCTGGACGATGCCTCTTTCTCAAAACTATACAACAAGATAAAGAAGACTAACTTTGATGACAACAAGTTCGACTTGATAGAAGTAGCAAGTCTCGGATGCTATTATTCCTGTGCCCAGGTCGTTCGCATCATGAAGATTTTCTCTTTTGACGACAGTAAGATGAAAGTCCTCAGCATGATGGCTCCCCGCATAGTAGATTTGCAGAATGCCATTATCATCTATCAGCAATTCAATTTTGAAAGCGAAAAGCAAAAGGTAGGAGAAATATTAAGAAGCAGCAGATAA
- a CDS encoding ATP-binding protein: MKTAKELFDELNSWDENRRIEAKSASAVGKSMMETVCAFANEPGLRGGYLLLGAKRIGMTEDGKSVYEPENIEKTDKIQSDFVAMCNSMFNVRIRPIINVEEYLGKTVIVVKIEELPESQKPAYFAKRGLPEGAFRRIGPSDEKCSEEDMYLFYQSADTYDSCIVDDADLDDIDENALNFYRKLRKEVNPDAEELTLNDVDLLRALGAIKKNKQGGYDLTYTGLLVFGKQMSLRRLVPSFRVDYIRISGNQWLADGDNRFEQTIDMRGPLILMVNKACSAVMDDLPKGFELKKDSMQASTPAILPNKVLREAIVNSYIHRSNRVNQPIQIIRYSNRIEIHNPGYSLKPQDDWGEPGSMLRNPRISEIFHDTNLAETKGTGIGAMRRLMKEAGLMPPTFESNHEANKFTARLLLHHFLSKENVEWLAQYAEFGLLNEQKLALVFVREVGAIDNATYRQLDSSITHARARLEIHKLCDLGFLEKKGQGRNTYYIRTSKVVSLEERLRPQGERLLPQDEKIPPQHGTLGEKIPPQGEMYHGKHGTFDEMYHGKHGTFGERYQGENERYQGKLGTFEEPTPALNRDTLLEELPDELKIKIEKVGKRILKEDLNQIIIALCSMRPYNIEELTLLLGRNPKSFKNFNIKNLLETKRLFYWIPEMIRHPQQKYVADPTMTRSNTKKKK; the protein is encoded by the coding sequence ATGAAGACTGCAAAGGAATTATTTGACGAACTGAATAGCTGGGATGAGAACAGGCGGATAGAAGCCAAATCTGCATCGGCTGTTGGTAAGAGTATGATGGAGACAGTTTGTGCTTTTGCCAATGAGCCTGGACTGCGTGGTGGCTATCTTCTCCTTGGCGCCAAGCGTATAGGGATGACAGAAGACGGCAAATCAGTCTATGAGCCTGAGAATATAGAGAAAACAGACAAGATTCAATCGGATTTTGTCGCTATGTGCAATTCTATGTTCAATGTCCGTATTCGCCCGATTATTAATGTGGAAGAATATTTGGGTAAGACTGTTATTGTTGTCAAAATCGAAGAGTTACCTGAGAGTCAGAAGCCTGCGTATTTTGCCAAGCGTGGCTTGCCTGAGGGGGCGTTTCGTCGTATAGGTCCTTCTGATGAAAAATGCTCAGAAGAGGATATGTATCTTTTCTATCAATCTGCTGATACCTATGATAGTTGTATTGTAGATGATGCAGACCTTGATGATATAGATGAGAATGCACTCAATTTCTATCGTAAACTTCGCAAGGAAGTGAATCCTGATGCGGAAGAACTGACGCTGAATGATGTAGATTTGTTGAGGGCATTAGGAGCTATTAAGAAGAATAAGCAAGGTGGATATGATTTGACTTATACGGGGCTCTTGGTTTTTGGAAAACAAATGTCGCTTCGTCGTTTGGTTCCTTCTTTCAGAGTTGATTACATTAGAATTTCTGGCAATCAATGGTTAGCTGATGGTGATAATCGTTTTGAGCAAACCATCGATATGCGCGGACCATTAATCCTCATGGTGAACAAGGCGTGTAGTGCAGTGATGGATGACCTGCCAAAGGGCTTTGAACTGAAGAAAGATTCAATGCAGGCATCTACACCAGCGATTCTTCCAAACAAGGTATTACGTGAGGCGATAGTCAATTCGTATATTCATCGTTCTAATCGAGTAAATCAACCGATTCAGATTATCCGCTATTCCAATCGTATTGAGATTCACAATCCAGGCTATTCTCTGAAACCTCAGGATGATTGGGGAGAGCCAGGCTCTATGCTTCGCAATCCAAGAATCAGTGAGATTTTCCATGATACGAATCTTGCTGAGACTAAGGGGACTGGTATTGGTGCGATGCGCAGATTGATGAAGGAGGCAGGCTTGATGCCGCCGACTTTTGAGTCGAACCATGAAGCGAATAAGTTTACGGCAAGACTTCTGCTCCATCATTTCCTCAGCAAGGAGAATGTGGAGTGGTTAGCGCAATATGCCGAGTTTGGTTTGTTGAATGAGCAGAAATTGGCTCTTGTCTTTGTTAGAGAGGTAGGGGCGATTGATAATGCTACGTATCGCCAGCTGGATTCTTCGATTACTCATGCCCGTGCACGTCTGGAGATTCATAAGCTCTGCGATCTTGGATTCCTAGAGAAGAAAGGGCAGGGTCGTAACACTTACTATATAAGAACCTCCAAGGTGGTATCCTTAGAAGAAAGGTTACGACCTCAAGGCGAAAGGTTACTACCTCAAGATGAAAAGATACCACCTCAGCATGGTACATTGGGAGAAAAGATACCACCTCAAGGCGAAATGTACCATGGTAAGCATGGTACATTTGATGAAATGTACCATGGTAAGCATGGTACATTTGGGGAAAGGTACCAAGGTGAGAACGAAAGGTACCAAGGTAAGCTTGGTACCTTTGAAGAACCAACTCCAGCTCTTAATCGAGATACGTTGTTAGAGGAGTTGCCTGATGAATTAAAGATAAAGATAGAAAAAGTAGGTAAGAGGATCTTAAAAGAGGATTTGAACCAAATCATAATTGCTCTTTGCTCTATGCGTCCTTATAATATTGAGGAGTTAACTTTATTGTTAGGAAGAAATCCGAAGTCTTTCAAGAACTTCAATATAAAAAATCTTCTTGAGACAAAACGTCTGTTCTATTGGATTCCTGAGATGATTAGGCATCCGCAGCAAAAATATGTGGCAGACCCAACAATGACTCGAAGTAATACAAAGAAGAAAAAATAA
- a CDS encoding S1 RNA-binding domain-containing protein yields the protein MANKIKLGDYNRLRVVKKVDFGMYLDGGDEGEILLPTRYVPEGLSIGDEIDVFIYLDQEERIIATTETPLAKVGDFAYLEVKWVNEYGAFLGWGLMKDIFCPFREQKKRMVLGNSYIVHIHIDEESYRIVASAKVERYLKEDHPHYKHGEEVDLLIWQKTDLGFKVIIDNQYSGLLYKSQIFQYIHTGDKLKGYIGRVRPDGKIDVTLQKTGMEQTADFAETLYQYLLDNDGECNLGDKSEADDIYERFHVSKKVFKRAIGDLYKKRLITVSPMSIRLA from the coding sequence ATGGCAAACAAGATAAAGCTCGGTGATTACAACCGCCTCAGAGTTGTAAAGAAAGTAGATTTCGGCATGTACCTCGACGGAGGCGATGAGGGAGAAATCCTCCTTCCTACCCGCTACGTACCGGAGGGACTTTCCATTGGCGACGAGATTGACGTTTTCATCTATCTCGACCAGGAAGAGCGTATTATCGCCACCACCGAAACCCCTCTTGCCAAAGTGGGCGACTTCGCCTATCTCGAAGTGAAATGGGTCAACGAATATGGTGCTTTCCTCGGTTGGGGACTGATGAAGGATATCTTCTGTCCATTCCGTGAACAGAAGAAGCGCATGGTATTGGGCAATTCCTACATCGTTCATATCCATATCGATGAGGAGAGTTACCGCATCGTAGCCTCAGCCAAGGTGGAAAGATACCTGAAGGAAGACCATCCTCACTACAAGCACGGAGAGGAAGTGGATCTGCTCATCTGGCAGAAAACCGACCTCGGATTCAAGGTCATCATCGATAACCAGTACTCCGGTCTGCTCTACAAGAGCCAGATATTCCAGTATATCCATACAGGCGACAAACTAAAGGGCTACATCGGACGAGTACGCCCAGACGGCAAGATAGACGTCACCCTGCAGAAGACAGGCATGGAACAGACTGCCGATTTCGCTGAAACCCTCTACCAGTACCTGCTCGACAATGACGGGGAATGCAATCTGGGCGACAAGAGCGAGGCAGACGATATCTACGAGCGATTCCACGTAAGCAAGAAAGTATTTAAGCGTGCCATCGGAGATCTCTACAAGAAGCGACTCATCACCGTGAGCCCGATGAGCATCCGATTGGCATAA